In Cucurbita pepo subsp. pepo cultivar mu-cu-16 chromosome LG10, ASM280686v2, whole genome shotgun sequence, the DNA window TTCCTCACACACCTACACTTCACACATGCTTAATGGGGGTCTATCATAGTCAGCACAAATAACCAAAAGTGGATAATTACAGAAATCTCAACATAGGAATCTCCAATTTAAAGCTTATAGCCTAGCACATTCACCCTTGAAGCCACAAAATgagataaaatgaaattgttgAAGCGAGAAAACTACCGCAAACAATTTTACAGAATCAAAACCTACCTTCATTTTTAGATCAAACTCAAATCTTATTATGTCCTCGTACCCCCCCTCTTTTTATATTTCTGAAAACAtactgttttaaaattttctagaaGACATACATACATGTACGTTGTTGCAGAGAGATCTATTATCACCGTGCATGTTTGTACATCTATATGCTAAGTGAATACCATTGAAGGTGATCACTGTTACATCAGATTTGCATCATTTGCATGCGAAGATGTAAACTGATAAACATTGGGATTAAACCAGGTGTAGAAACTTCCAGTTTAAAAACGGCAGCTTCTTTACTTACTAGTAAAGTAGCGAAACAAAATTTCTCCATAAGTAAGTTAGACTTCAGTTTCTTCTGCTACTAGTAGGAAATGTAAACACCATCAATAAGTAGGAGTACGACTTTACCAATGCAAGCTTCTGAGCAGAGTGACTATGACGAGCTTCTTCAGACCTTGCATAGAATGCCATGCACAGGGCGTTTATCTGCAAAAAGAAGTGGTAAGCAAAGTCTTGGGGGTAGATTTTGCCTGGATTCAGGCCAATAGagttcataaaataaaaaatggaaaacaaagtGATGACCATAAACTGCACCAATAACAGCATGACCAAAGACGTGGAGAAATGTTGGAACATTCACAtcgttaaaataaaagaaagatgaagagTGTGACTAGTCTAGTTCTCGTCTTTAATCAGAATGACATTCAAACAATATTTCAATAGTGAATATATGCATAAACATATATATGGACCAAAAAAAAGCAATAAGGCATTAGGCCGAAGCTCTTGGAGCAAGTATCTTCTTACATATATGGTAATAGATTTATTTCCAAAGTTGACCTTACTTTTAGGGCCAGGCCTCTTCTTACACTTGAGACTGGAAAAGCTGAGAAAAGACGACGTTACACTAATATACAGCTGACAAGTGTCTTCATTATTGTGCAAAATGAATCAAGCAATTTCCATAAAAATCACTATGCGCATCTTTCATCTTTCGAAGTAAAACGTCCCCCTCAACGATGAGATCGTACATGTTGAACTGTTTTTCTTAATGTTATGAATGTTATCTTTCAAAGGAGGTAAGTTAGATCCTATAATATCCATAACTTCCACTACTCGGATAGGCATGGTGTTTTGAGCTCAGATAAATCAATTTGTGCAAGATTACTTACATGAAGATTTGCTTCGGCTATCTTTTCTATTTGAGCAGCCTTCTCACTCGCAATTGCCGCAGCTAACTCTGCTTTTGCAATATCTTGAAGTTTCCTCAACTTCAATTCTTCCTCATTTTCCTGCAATGAAATTATTGTCAAAACGTCTAGGTAAAGGATCAGAAACTTGAGCTTGTTTGTTGTCTAAGAAACACTCCCACCTTCTGTTCAAGTTCCTTCTGaaatttttcttccaatttctcTTGAAGTGACTTCAGAGCAGCAGCTGcttttgttctctctctttttaacTCCTGAGAATGATGAAAATCCCAAGAAGCCACTAATGAGAATGAGAGGAATACAATAACAGTGTGTCTATGTAACTTCTCTGTGGACTTGATATATCTACAGGAGTGTTCACGTGTGTAGTTAATAAATTGGGAATTCAACCTTGTCCAATATAGCAGCCTCTTCTGCATGCATAAGTTCCCTAGCCCGAGCATCCCTCAATTCTTTTTCCATCTTCTCCTGTATAGAATAAAAACATACATCACAGTTAATAGATGTAGATAGTCGCATTCCATAACAATAACAAACATTGAAAAATGTACGATAAACAGTAATCTATTACCTTCAACGCCCTCATTTCATCAGAAAAAACACGGTAATCCAGCTCAGCTTGCCTCTTTTCAGCAGCATGAATAGCTTGTAAGAAATCAATTACCAATTTCCCATCCTTGGATATGTAGCCATCATTTAACTCCTCAATTTCAGCAATTAAAGCCTGGCATCTCGGAACCAAAAATTTAGATCATTACTGAGATTATTGAATTCCAGCAGAATGAACATACActgaaaagaaggaaaaagtaaaCGACCTCTGTTTCTTTGTAAAACTTGTTACTTTCATCTTTGCCATCACCACCCAAGGAAGTCATGCCAGCCTCGTCCTTCAACTGGTATGCCTCAAGAAGAGAACACGGCTGCTCTATAGCTTCACCTGTAGCATTCAACTCCTGAATAGAACaccagcaaaaaaaaaaaaaaaaaaatcactttaaATTACACATCTTTCACTAGAAATGAATAtatttaagaaacaaaatggtCAGACAAGATATCCTATGAATTTAGAATGTTTAACACAAAGGAATCAATCATCCTCATCAACCTTCATTTCTGGTCCAAATACATCGAGGCATGGGCTGCTCGCTACCAGGTATTCTTTCTAACTTGCCTCCTGTAAAAAACGTTTGTACAGTAATCCTTTGTATGACATTGGAGTGGTTGAATACTAAGACGGAATTGGCCAAATGGATTCGGCTGCTATATGATGTGGCAAATCCATCCCATGCAATATTTTCAACTTGTATGTTTCTTATTAATCCAAAAGGATCAAAGacatatattctattttcccTCTTTCTGCAAAATCCTCATCATACTTTAGAAGAGCTTTGAATCACAAGAGACAACGacttgattttgtttctatcTTGCTAACACAGGTTTCATTTTCACCCATGTATCAGAGATAAAGGGGTTTGACGTTAAATGTCAAAGTGTCTTTCTCTTGTAAGCTGTTCTCTGGAAGGTTAAACTTCTGaagaaaactaatttttttgcATGCTCAATGCCTGGTGGTTTATAGGAGGATTAACGCTATACATTTCATTCAAAGGTGCTCTTCTTTTACCATTTACGTACATTCTATAATGGGGGATGAAGAGGATCATcatattttttggattttccctttttccgTAAGGATTTGGTTTAGGATATGCAATTGTTTGGTATTATTTTGGCCCTATCTCATAATTTTCATTCTATGATTGAAGAAGTTTTAGTCGATCCTTCAATTTGGGATAGAGAAATAGACTATTGTCGCGCGCAGTTTCTTAATCATCTTAAGATATATTTGGTAGAGAGAAAATTAAGGGTATTTAAGACTGGGAAAGATCCTAGAATAAAGTGTGGTCAGACTCAAAATTAAGTACCTCCTTATGGATTTCTGGTTGTAACATTTTTAGTGATTTTCCTCTCATTTCAATTACCAAGAATTACACCaattttttctaattgttTTCCTTCTCATGGCCCTATCAAGGTGTGGCCTTTTATCTATATGGCATCTGTTTACTCCCTTCCCTGCCTCTTAGTACAAGTTAATTactattaaaaagaatttgtgTTGTGCACGTGCATTTTATAACTTTAACCTTCAAAGCTACCATTATATCAACAATTTATCAGGACAGATACATTTCAGTTACCTTCAGTTTGGCTTCTGCACTTGTATCTTCTTGTGGTGGTATTCTGACATCAATTTGTTCAGGTGCTGCATCGATCTTGCTAGACATTGGTGTGGCTTGAACTTCCTCATGAGGCTGATCCCTAGTACTAGATTCCGTGCTTTGCATGTCCAAATTTACATCTGTGAATGTTTTAGATTCTAGATTCTTGTCCTCTACTTCACTGATGCTTTGTCTGAATTCTGGCAAGTTTTCCTCCTCGGTATTTTCATGTGGCATTGTCCTGGAACTGTCTTGAAACTGACTACCATCTTGCTCTTCGCCTGAAGCTTCAAGATGAGGAAGGTGGGCATCTGTCTTGACCGTCTGCTCAGTGGACTCCACAATGGGATTTAAGCTCTCAGTTTCTTCTGTAACACTATTCAATGTTTTGGTTTCTTCTCTACTGGATGAATCCGATTTCTGCACCACCAAAGGTTGGACATTGTCTGAATCACTTTTCTGAACAACTGTCTTAGTTGGCTCTACAGATTGATTCTGCTCTTTACCACCCGTTAGTTGGTCTAGATAGCCAGTTTGATAAGCTGCAAAAACAGCAGCACCAACAACAACACTGCCAAAGACAACTTTTGGGAAGGAATTTCCAGACTTAGGTGGCCCATTTGTAAGTTGTGGTTTTGGATTTTGAGATGAAAATTCCCTTCTTGTAGAAATACACGGGGATGTATGCCAACATTGCACCTGCAACAAAAACCTGTCAAAGAATCAGaaaacatttgtaacagtAAACCATTAAACTAAGAACAAAATCAGGACTATATAGCTAGCATTCTTTAACACTAAAGTAATCATAACAGCAGATGAAAGTATCGTATAAATAGCAAGTTCGTGTGTATTAAATGAGAAGGCTTCATGTAGTAAGTTAATAAAGACCAACAACTGCATCGCAAGCACGCTGCATGCAATTGAAAAACCATATGCATATTTTACCATAGACTAGTTTTGCAAGATGTCGTAGTACCAAGAAAGAATTGCATAAATAGCAACTTTGTGTGTGAAAAGATCTCCACGATGTAAGCTTCCGCTCAAATGTATCCACAAGAACATAGACGAATGCTTATAAGTCGAATACACACTTTTCCAAATATCTGTTTGTAAATTATCATAGCGCCTGTATTGTACTAAACGAATTCTGATCGCAAAAATGAATTTAGGGAATACGCGAAATTCTACTTGCCTGGGGTGAAATCTTCCTCGGAGTCCTTCCAACAGATTGACGAGATGATAATTCCAGAATTGACCTGCAGAAAGTGATGCGATAGAACTGTCATCTATAAGCATCAGCCACTGTAACTGAAACCGAGGAAATCCAAGTTCAGACCACATGGCCATTGAAAGTAATTATTCTTTATCAACACATCATATTTATGAGAATGCCAATTAACCCTCGGGATATTAAGGAATAACAAACTGCCAATTTTCAACCAATCAAGAAAACGCTGCACTTGAAGGACAAccgaaattaataattaacaaagAACATTAACATCATACGCAAACTAAAACGGAATTGATACGTAGTTCAGGAGCATTCCCGTACCTCCGCCACATAGCTTATAGGTATTCAGTGAAAACAGCGAGCAACGAAGATGTTTGAGCGAATAACCAAGTAAGCGATTAAATGTAACTTGGAGAATCGGAGGTAGAAAGTCCGGCCTGGTAGGAGCGTTGAGTTGCGGGTTCAAAGAATCAAATATCGCTTGGCCGGAGAGAGATCGCCGGAAACGACAGGAAAATCCGATGGCACCGGGATTTTACCGCCTTGTTAGATGTGTCCGTAGGTCCGCGTCGCAGCAAGGAATTCTTCTCCGAGTTGTAATAGCTTCTGCTAGGCCCATTCCTAGGCGTGAGCCTTGAGCCCAATATATTTGGGTTTAATATTCGCACTTGAAGGTAGGCCCATTCCTAGGCGTGGGCCTTGAGCCCAATATATTTGGGTTGATGAACTGGGCTGAGTTTGGTGGGTTTGCTCTCTACAACTTGGTGGTCTTATGTTTTAGATTTGGATTGCAAATTCGATGCATCCAAAACGATTCTTTAGGAATGGTTATGATTCCAGTGTTAATTGATGTTATGTTATGGGCAAAAGATACCCTCCCTAGCGTTAAAAGGCTCACAAGACATCACTTGACATGCCCGATCTAGGTTAAAAACTCGATAAATTGAACCATATGGTGAGATTAGCCACCTTGGGCTAGAGATCACGACACAAATGAATTTTATGCACCAACTCTAATTATTACAAGGTTCTTCATAAAGGGTGGGGCCTATTTCATACTCGAGCTCACGAAAAAACCCCACATGCCTCGATATGAAAGTGTGGTTGGCAAAGCCTCAATAGATCACCCAACTCGTAATCCTGTTACTAGTTAAATTTCGACACGGCCGAAagtcaaataattataataataaaagaaaatgttaatatttatAGTCATGTATCCAAACATCTTTTATACGTTAAAGTTAGTGTTAAAAGCGTCCAAGTTGACCAGACACGTTCAACTGGTGAGGTGGTAGGGACCATGTCACGTGAAAGAGACAAACAGACATCCCAATTTGAACGAGTAGGGAACCATCCATGTCGCGTCACATAAAGGCAAGccattatttttctatataatttctttcctcttttcttttcttttttttctttttaattgttaaGTGAAGAGCTGTTTGGGATAAAATCCCTCAAAAGTGATATCTTATTAATTTCACTATCATCTCCAAAATCACAACTATTacaatatttgtaaataaataaataatttccactaccatttttaattacaaaaaataaataatcgtCCCTGTATTATTCTTTATCCTAAAAACTTACTTTTTAGGGTATCTTATTAGATAAGATCTTTTTCGTGGATTACTTCTTCTCTCACGAACTGTACACACGTGTATATATCACTAgcattcttttccttttcatccGTTTCAATAGCGCGAGAATGTGTTAGCTGGGTATGTTAACAAGCTTATCTAGTAAGTCTAGTACACGTACATAAACCATGTATAGAAATGTATTATGCATCTAACCACGAtcgaaatgaaaataaagtcTAAAAACAGTAATGAATTCATGTCAAGATATATGTTGTATGTGATTGTATTTTCAACTTAATAGTGAGATAACTTACTGAGTACTtttaaatacttcatttacctaacactttttatttttatttttcataagtAAATGCAAAGATCCTCTTGACAATTTACGTCGCACTGGTTCGTGAGTTCCATTAATTTTCAAGCTTTACGTTGTCACGCTGTATAACAATTCAAATCTACCATCaacagatattatctattATGACTCGTTATGTAGGTGCGTAAGAGAACGAAGAGAAGCCACCATCTCGTTAAccgacattttttttacatctCTTTCGTAGACaaaatatgaatgaaatgaatttttttttttaaaaaaaaaaaaaaaaaaaaaaaaaaaaatcccgtaaaaggaggaaaaaatgGACCTCCCTGGCCCAGCCCAATTAAAGAGGATTCCTTTTTTCCTTGGGAGGGAGGGTGCGTCTTGTTTGTGAGCTATAGCaagtaaagaagaaatttcCATTTGGTTGCATCCACTTTCTTGCAGCATGGACAAGGCAACCATGGGTGTTTGCCTAATAAGCTACAATTTATCCAAAACATAATTTTTCCATGTTTGTTGGTCTTATCAGAAGCCATGACtatgttgttttgttttgtttggtttggtttggtttggtttgggaCACCATCTAAACTGACAACTAGATTTATCAGAGTATTTACATCTTTACCCTCCTCCCCTTACTTTTCATTGctgaaacaaattaattaataatgttcAGAAATTTTCAgaatcattttgatttcttgtaTGGAAGAAGGGCAAAAAGAAGCCATAATTTCTACTTCATTACTCTTTCATTTCTGGCCACATACACACCACCAAACCAAGATCCAAGATTTACACAACCCTATAAGTCGGGGTGGACAAAGAAAGGAAAGCTAAAAATCGCATAaaattcctttatttttcaGGAATTAGAGTTCGCGGAAACCGCGAATATGGTACCGGGATGGACTTTCTTACAGGCGTTTCCGGCGATGCCGCCGCCGTGGTGATGGGCGGATTTTGGAGGTTTGACGGTGTCTTCTAACCTGCCAGCTCTCTCCTGCTCCATCCTCTTCAGtttctcctctgttttcttcctCATTACGTAAACCCTAGCGCAGGCAGCTCCCATGGAGGACATGGTTTTAACAGGGGAAATCGAATGAATCAGAATGAGTGTCCACAATTCTATGggctctctctttttctttgcttAATTGGTGGGTTTCAAAACCCGTCCCGTATTTATAGTGGGAAACTTGTTCGGTTGAGGCCTACGCGTTTCCTTGCCCCCTAGCTTAGGGGTCAGATAACCCCCCAATCCGTGTACCTCATTTGGATTGGACCAAAATAAAACtgtatatttctaaaataccatatttagtttataattggatatatatatatatttatttatttatttatttatatgtcgTATTCGCGAAAgactaaattaaaactaaGTTCAAACTAtataaatctaattcaatGTTAGACATATATTTGACTTTTCAATATcggttgtttttttatatttaaaaataaataaataaaattttacaatttaaccCAATTTAAAAGATAGATGAAATTCATTAATTCGAGTATAATATCATCGATTAAGTATAGTAggttttaattatattatgtaattttaaaaaattgatcatAATGACGAAATCAAGTaataatagattaaaaaaataggaaagaataaagaaaagaagaaatgtaGAGTAGAATAATCAATTATTAGATGCATAATGatggaattttttaatttcaacgcGGAGAAAACGGTTGAGAGACAGACAACTAACCACCGTTTACCGTTTACCAGATGGTTTTAGAAGTACACAGATAGACGGAGAAAAACGGTGGGAAAACCCCAAGCTCTTGGgacacttaaaaaaaaaagtgaaaaaatataattaaaaagaaaaaaaaaggtttccaTTTGGTGCGGCCACTCACAGAATGCTGATTATGAGATCGCCACGTCagcaaaaaatatattataatagaGGGCGAGGCAAAGCTGTGGTGACGTGTCAGTTGGTAAGTGGCGGGTACTTAAAAAGTGAAGCCTATGTGTTTTTTAATAAGGAAATTAGATCCGGGGGAGATAAGACTCGGTGGTCACAATCTGAATCGTGGAACGTGAAGATaccctttttaaaaataaaaaataaaaaaaagatcttgaaattatttgatttgtcattattacatttgcacttaaataaaaaaaaaaggtggaagTCCCACTCAAATTGTGGCGAGGGGTTTAATAATTGATGTCCGGATCTTgttaatttatatgaaattagatatggtttcattttattaatgtaCTGATTGATATTTGAAACAATATAATCAAAGGGACGTACGCCAGTGTTACGGAGTACGGAATTTGCATTAAGCTAAGACAGATCGGGAATGAGATTGGGTTGTCtgcctttttcttccttttgctCTTACTGTTTGTCGCCGCCTTTGATTTTCTATTCAACAATATATGGTAAAGATTAGGTTAGGTTTAAACCCATTTTCTCTACCCCCTCTTCCGCCCAAACCCTCCAATGAATGTACTCCACGTGGCGTTTGAATGGTCAAATTTTCAAACGCTGTCGTCTGACGGAAATGGTAATTTCGGTTAGATGGGCCGACGTGTTGTTGTGGACCATCGAATGAGTCCGATGGATCCTGTCTCAGTCCATTTTGTCGGCCCACAATaccaataataaataaaataaactaataatttcaattgttTTAGAACAGCTGTCGAGAATAAAATCAGGATGTTTATTTCACACCCATGGcgtaataattattaaatacaaaaattaatatcatattagACCTTGTTGGAGGATGGAATTTCCACGtctgctaatttaggaaatgatgaatctataaacaaataatactctctccacTAGTCTAAGGCATTTTCgaaagctcaaagcaaaaccataagagcttattgtaaagagtcgtgttcatctaacatggtatcagagtcatgtcctaaacttagtcgtgccaatagattggtaaatcctcaaatgtcgaacaaaggtctccaaaagaaaaggagtcgagcctcctcactttgttcgagaggaggtaCATCGGCtagtttagggaatgattatgaatttataaacaaagaatactcgcgtaacaattatttttattaatatgagtgtctcttttttaaaagatttttaagTAGTCTAGTTAATAAAAACATAGTAGCCTCCGACACCAAAagtcatatttttatttttatttttattttttattccatcTATTTTTTGGTGAAAAAATGACAAGtcattacatttaattttatttaatgaaagcTCTAAAAGTTAGGGCTGACTTGCTTacatgaacaaaataaaaataaaaaaagtaaaaaatattattaaatgatatAAATGGAATCTTGTTAGTAGTTTTTGGAAGAAATCATGATTTGAATGTCCATATTCCGGGAATGACAGACTGCANcatatttttatttttatttttattttttattccatcTATTTTTTGGTGAAAAAATGACAAGtcattacatttaattttatttaatgaaagcTCTAAAAGTTAGGGCTGACTTGCTTacatgaacaaaataaaaataaaaaaagtaaaaaatattattaaatgatatAAATGGAATCTTGTTAGTAGTTTTTGGAAGAAATCATGANtttttttttttttttttttttttttttttttttttttttttttttttttttaatattgtggACAGAAATTTTCGTATGTTTTAGTCCGGATATAATAACTTActataataaatcaaatattaatattttaaatcatgacAAATTCTATGTATGCGATGTATCTAAACACTGCAATGAGCGTTACACGTATATGTGTATGTCTTGTTGTCCTATATATGTCTTAATCAAGATTTCAAATGTGTCTGGAGCCGATTGGAGTGTGCTGGTTAActatattaataaaagttaattaaaacTTAGAGAAAATTGAATTCTAATAGGGGCTAGAAATTAAGTGGAACACGTGCGCCATTTGGTCAAAGGTCAATTTGAGAGGCAGGTGAGGAGGCTTGAGCCCTATGAACCTAAACTAGTTGACTTTATGTTATTATCGTACGATCTTTTAAATGGTAAttaatctttaatttattgagTTATACTTAAATTAGAGAACAACGTTTGTGTACATATGTATTGACGAGTCTTTCAATACTACAATTATACATTTGTTGTGACAGTAACATATGGAAAGGATTATATTAATGATAGTGACGATATGGATAGTGACTTTGATATTAACCCAACGGTTTTAATTTAACGAGTTcgatttcaaaaatattaaaNaggaaaaaaaaaaaaaaaaaaaacatccggGCTTATCTAGAAAACACGGTTTTAGCAAATCCACGTGTATGGAACCGAGGTTGGTTGGAGAAATTCTGTAATTACGGGagtgaatattttaaaaaaagaaaaagaaagaaaataaaaagaaagtaatgCAGGGACGATTTTTTTCCgaaagattataaaattaaaagaattgaatcaGTGGAAACTATCCGCCAATTTCCATCCCGAAGCCATGGGAGCTCTCTCCGAGTTCTTCTCCCACCTCCACACAATGACCGCAGTCTTCATCACCCTTTTACTTCTCGAATGCGTTACTCTCATTCGCACCATCTTCGGTTTGAGACCTAACGCCGACAAGCGCGTAATTACGACGGCGcagtttttgaaattgatcGAGGAGAAGAATCCGACCATCCGATTCTCCAAGAAAGTTACCTCGAGTTCGGACGATCAGTGCGCCGTTTGCCTCTCTGAATTTGAGGAAGGGGAGATGGTACGGAAATTGCAATGCAACCATACTTTTCACAAGGATTGCCTCGATAATTGGTTGAAACTCTTTTTTGCTACCTGTCCGCTTTGCCGGTGTAAGGTTTTGCCGGACGATATCGTCGCCGGTTACCGCAGGCTGCGAGACCGTGTAGAGTACGACGGCAGCGACGAGGAGCTCATCTTTTTGTTATCGGCATTACATGGTAACAGTATATATAGGTTTTTCTAGGGCGAAATAccaatttcattttgttcatcaCAGAATAGAATCAAATAGCATAGAATCTTGATTTTCTGTATTAACTAGGAAATATTGTTTTCTCCTTTCACTGACGAACAATAGCGTTAGGGAACAGCTCGTTTCTGGTTCGATTGATCAGGAGCCAGATCGCGATAAATCGTGTATGCTTCTCTTGCAATTACGCAAGCCAACTGTTTGATACTTCGTTTGCATGATTGCTTCCTACTCTTCCTGGTTATTCGTCAACGAATATCATTAATTCTGGGGACAGCCAatttacttgattttttttNGGGGGACCTTTGTTCCCAATAAGACACTGAAATCTGCTCTAGAATCATCCAAAGCATAGCATCTTTTATCCATCCGGAAGTTTACTTGGGCTAATCCGAAGGATCtttaacaaaattgaagatgtTAGTTAGATGATCCCTTAGTGTCATTTGAAGGAGGCTTATTGCCTCGTAGGGCCAGGGGATATTATGCGACTTATAATTATAGTAGATGCGAGTTGGTGGTCTAATTTATGGGGCTTTTAGAGGGTAACTAGAATGGTACTTGACGGCATTTATTAAGAACataagttgaaagaaaaagcaaaatttGTTGGTTTTCCCTTGTGTTTCCATGGGGGTTTAGGTGGAGATGGTAGGAGGAGGACCAAAGGCTCTGTTTGTAGGCTGTAACAAACTGATTTAGCTCATCTTCTCTGTAGTTAAGCCCCAATCTTATGTGTTTCTGTTGCCCATTTTCTTCAATCCTACTCCAACTCTTGAACACCCATCAAAAGATGAGGGAAATTGAGGACATGCTTAATTAGCAGCCTGGTCTgataaaacaattttcaagAACCATGATTGGGTCAGGTGACTTGTATTATTAAGGTTATATTGCGTAGTTCAAGGAATAACAACTTTAGCATTCTCAGAATCAAGTTTTATATGGTGAACCCAAATACCTTCCCACTGTCTTTAGGACTGTTCCT includes these proteins:
- the LOC111803642 gene encoding uncharacterized protein LOC111803642, producing the protein MWRRSILELSSRQSVGRTPRKISPQVQCWHTSPCISTRREFSSQNPKPQLTNGPPKSGNSFPKVVFGSVVVGAAVFAAYQTGYLDQLTGGKEQNQSVEPTKTVVQKSDSDNVQPLVVQKSDSSSREETKTLNSVTEETESLNPIVESTEQTVKTDAHLPHLEASGEEQDGSQFQDSSRTMPHENTEEENLPEFRQSISEVEDKNLESKTFTDVNLDMQSTESSTRDQPHEEVQATPMSSKIDAAPEQIDVRIPPQEDTSAEAKLKELNATGEAIEQPCSLLEAYQLKDEAGMTSLGGDGKDESNKFYKETEALIAEIEELNDGYISKDGKLVIDFLQAIHAAEKRQAELDYRVFSDEMRALKEKMEKELRDARARELMHAEEAAILDKELKRERTKAAAALKSLQEKLEEKFQKELEQKENEEELKLRKLQDIAKAELAAAIASEKAAQIEKIAEANLHINALCMAFYARSEEARHSHSAQKLALGALALEDALSRGLPIQAEIEALRVDLQGIDKDSNLELVLSSIPKEILNHGSDTLLQITQKFDALKAPLRHLSLIPPGGGGILAHSLAYVASWIKVREVDQSGTGIESIINRVESYLAEGNLAEAAHSLEEGVKDTKAEEIVHDWVRQARNRAITEQALTLLQLYASSISLT
- the LOC111803647 gene encoding E3 ubiquitin-protein ligase RHA2B-like; amino-acid sequence: MGALSEFFSHLHTMTAVFITLLLLECVTLIRTIFGLRPNADKRVITTAQFLKLIEEKNPTIRFSKKVTSSSDDQCAVCLSEFEEGEMVRKLQCNHTFHKDCLDNWLKLFFATCPLCRCKVLPDDIVAGYRRLRDRVEYDGSDEELIFLLSALHAAGNNYL